A genomic segment from Coccinella septempunctata chromosome 3, icCocSept1.1, whole genome shotgun sequence encodes:
- the LOC123309918 gene encoding exosome complex component RRP45, with product MSKLREYVVSNCEKSFLLKCLKEHQRLDHRAFNEFRDISIEFGKDYGCCYVSLGKTKVLAQVSCEIQVPKSSRPSEGILNVNIELNPLAAPNFDLSNKTDLFTQLNRTLEKCIKDSKAIDLESLCIKMSEKAWAVRVDINVLNHEGNILDCASIAALSALCHFRRPDISCDGDEFVVLRYDQKDPIPLVIHHYPVCITYSIFERGEFILADPTLLEEGVADAFLNVGMNAYRELCGLHLGGKAELTPDVLIRITQMAGARAAIVVEQIKKAVESDNEKRLRKEMIGFHNSINKSTEIQEDLESCFDLWKTVPRKRKTAKQEKIQMEVDMTDDADSSGNNSSKIEQKGEGSAVLVPEEFKQVDEVWGDSSEEDNDEDVIEIPRKIQAISLIDSDSEEETTVVLNATKKKKRKGKSHSALQ from the exons ATGTCCAAATTAAGAGAATATGTCGTTTCAAATTGCGAGAAAAGTTTTTTGCTCAAATGTTTAAAGGAGCACCAG AGATTAGATCATAGGGCTTTCAATGAGTTTCGTGATATTAGTATTGAATTTGGTAAAGATTATGGCTGTTGCTATGTATCATTAGGTAAAACAAA AGTTCTAGCTCAGGTATCATGTGAAATACAAGTACCTAAATCATCCAGGCCTAGTGAGGGTATTTTGAAtgttaatattgaattgaatccCCTTGCAGCCCCTAATTTTGATCTCTCTAATAAAACTGATCTATTTACCCAGTTAAATAGAACTCTTGAGAAATGTATCAAAGATTCAAAAGCTATTGATCTGGAATCGCTTTGCATCAAAATGAGTGAGAAG gctTGGGCAGTAAGAGTTGATATAAATGTATTGAATCACGAGGGAAATATTTTAGATTGTGCTTCCATTGCAGCTTTATCAGCATTATGTCATTTTCGAAGACCAGATATTTCTTGTGACGGTGATGAATTTGTTGTTCTAAGATATGATCAAAAGGATCCTATTCCCTTGGTGATACACCATTACCCAGTTTGCATTACTTATTCCATATTTGAAAGAGG GGAATTTATTTTAGCAGATCCTACACTTTTGGAGGAAGGTGTTGCCGATGCCTTCCTAAATGTTGGAATGAACGCATATAGGGAATTGTGTGGTCTTCATTTAGGAGGTAAAGCAGAATTAACACCCGATGTTTTGATCAGGATAACTCAGATGGCTGGTGCTAGAGCCGCTATTGTCGTTGAACAAATAAAGAAGGCTGTCGAATCTGACAATGAGAAACG GTTAAGGAAAGAAATGATAGGATTCCACAACAGTATAAACAAATCAACAGAAATTCAGGAGGACCTTGAATCCTGTTTCGATTTATGGAAAACTGTACCTAGGAAAAGGAAAACTgcaaaacaagaaaaaatccAAATGGAAGTGGATATGACAGATGATGCCGATTCATCTGGAAATAATTCTAGCAAAATTGAACAGAAAGGTGAAGGCTCTGCTGTTTTGGTACCGGAGGAATTCAAGCAAGTCGATGAGGTTTGGGGTGATAGCAGCGAAGAAGATAACGATGAGGATGTAATTGAGATACCAAGGAAAA TTCAAGCAATCTCTCTGATCGATTCTGATAGTGAAGAAGAGACTACAGTGGTTTTAAACGCaacgaaaaagaaaaaaaggaaaggAAAAAGTCACTCAGCACTACAATAA
- the LOC123310426 gene encoding NF-kappa-B-activating protein-like, whose translation MARFGAGRKSKSGKKKALQLKGRQMSKKRPLLPKKGVTQTSYETGFFDFFKVFWKNNQRMELCNLTKQVVNAWEALLPKPKLSKRKVLKDYSKEYKALQEETRRQLLAKQELQRNKRENMERKRMKKTNEDDSGTETEANSRSNFDDTDESIRSDKRGGTDNESQSSMDEKQTHTDDESMSEKNSASYGESGSEYESDKETLVENRREKRKRKGRKYKSYDEYVKIRNKKFKLDSDDADGNSKGRAGHETNQEANNRQDQQEDCDKVPKDNIFFPMREEQSFDRIVRNNYDDQNEMLRKLKEYGSNIDSDNPENDNKRTDSVDSLSSGLAGPKFPSQGRHSSGKLCTPTDTLHVKNLVVGIRQPELQDIFRVFLNDIVLIRVLDNKFNGEAVVAFKNVEAAQKAWSQMNGVEYKRLPLVLEFSNKEDLL comes from the coding sequence ATGGCGCGATTTGGGGCTGGAAGAAAATCAAAAAGTGGAAAGAAAAAAGCCCTTCAATTGAAGGGTAGACAAATGTCTAAAAAAAGACCTTTGCTTCCGAAGAAAGGTGTGACACAAACATCATACGAAACTGGATTCTTCGATTTCTTCAAAGTGTTCTGGAAGAATAATCAACGTATGGAATTATGCAATTTAACAAAGCAAGTTGTAAACGCTTGGGAAGCTCTTCTCCCGAAACCAAAGCTGAGCAAGCGGAAAGTTCTCAAGGATTACTCCAAAGAATACAAAGCACTTCAAGAAGAAACACGAAGGCAACTGCTAGCGAAACAGGAACTTCAGAGAAATAAAAGGGAAAACATGGAAAGGAAAAGAATGAAGAAAACGAATGAAGATGATTCGGGGACCGAAACTGAGGCAAATAGCAGAAGCAACTTCGATGATACCGATGAAAGCATCCGTAGTGACAAGCGAGGAGGTACTGATAACGAAAGTCAAAGCAGTATGGACGAAAAACAAACTCATACTGATGATGAGAGCATGAGTGAGAAAAATAGTGCATCGTATGGCGAATCTGGAAGTGAGTATGAGAGTGATAAGGAAACCCTTGTTGAAAACCGAAGAGAAAAACGTAAGAGGAAGGGAAGAAAGTATAAAAGCTATGACGAATATGTCAAGATCAGAAATAAAAAGTTCAAATTAGACTCAGATGATGCCGATGGAAACAGCAAAGGAAGAGCTGGTCATGAGACCAATCAGGAAGCAAATAACAGGCAGGACCAACAAGAAGATTGCGACAAAGTCCCTAAggataatatattttttccgatGAGAGAAGAACAGTCATTCGATAGAATAGTCAGGAACAATTACGATGACCAGAATGAAATGTTGAGAAAACTCAAGGAATACGGATCCAACATCGATTCGGATAATCCAGAAAATGACAATAAAAGAACGGATAGCGTGGACAGCCTTTCTTCCGGTCTTgcaggtccaaaatttccatcgCAAGGAAGACACAGCAGCGGAAAACTGTGCACTCCAACTGATACTCTCCACGTTAAGAATTTGGTGGTGGGCATAAGGCAGCCTGAGTTACAAGACATCTTCAGAGTTTTCTTGAACGATATAGTTTTGATCAGAGTATTGGATAACAAATTTAACGGAGAAGCCGTTGTTGCCTTTAAAAACGTTGAAGCTGCCCAGAAAGCATGGAGTCAAATGAACGGGGTGGAGTATAAACGTCTTCCATTAGTCTTGGAATTCTCGAATAAGGAGGACTTATTATAA
- the LOC123309919 gene encoding histone deacetylase complex subunit SAP30 homolog: MNGFSTGEEDSREPTEQICCLIDNGQRCIEIAGNASYSKRIQKTVTQRRLNLALDNSARHIYICDNHKMIIQSARTKRKRKDSEDDSNETDTEATDVDLFQLQVNTLRRYKKHFKVPTRPGMNKAQLADCLMKHFKTIPIKEKEVITLFIYTVKTNANKLDQKNGVNSDTA; this comes from the exons ATGAACGGGTTTAGCACCGGGGAGGAGGATTCAAGGGAACCCACTGAGCAGATTTGCTGTTTAATAGACAATGGCCAGAGATGCATTGAAATTGCTGGAAATGCATCTTACAGCAAGAGAATCCAGAAAACCGTCACACAAAGAAGGCTCAACTTAGCATTAGATAACTCG GCGAGGCATATTTATATCTGTGATAATCATAAAATGATAATTCAAAGTGCTAGAACaaaaagaaagagaaaagactCTGAGGACGACAGCAATGAAACCGATACAGAGGCTACAGATGTTGATTTATTCCAGTTGCAAGTCAATACATTAAGAAGGTACAAGAAGCATTTTAAAGTTCCAACTAGGCCGGGGATGAACAAAGCACAATTAGCAGAT TGTTTaatgaaacatttcaaaacCATCCCTATCAAGGAGAAGGAAGTTatcacattatttatttatactgtCAAAACGAACGCCAACAAACTGGATCAGAAGAACGGGGTTAATTCAGATACTGCATAA